From a single Populus trichocarpa isolate Nisqually-1 chromosome 17, P.trichocarpa_v4.1, whole genome shotgun sequence genomic region:
- the LOC7495959 gene encoding translation factor GUF1 homolog, mitochondrial isoform X3, whose protein sequence is MGSLCRASKTLKSQKYLSLLHTYSNFPPFSSTFTLNDSRLGVAHDFCSNSRQNSIDLAQYSPERIRNFSIIAHVDHGKSTLADRLLELTGTIKRGHGQPQYLDKLQVERERGITVKAQTATMFHKCNHNGSNIKDADKAPTYLLNLIDTPGHVDFSYEVSRSLAACQGALLVVDAVQGVQAQTVANFYLAFESNLAIIPVINKIDQPTADPERVKAQLKSMFDLEPSDCLLTSAKTGLGLEQVLPSVIDRIPPPSGSTSSPLRMLLLDSYYDEYKGVICHVAIVDGVLRKGDKISSAATGHTYEVADVGIMHPELTPTGVLLTGQVGYIVSGMRSTKEARVGDTLHHSRFSVESLPGFKPAKHMVFSGLYPVDGSDFDALNHAIERLTCNDASVSVTKESSSALGLGFRCGFLGLLHMDVFHQRLEQEHGAHVISTVPTVPYIFEYSDGSKVQVQNPAMLTSNPNKRVTASWEPTVIATIIIPSEYVGPVITLCSERRGQQLEYSFVDSQRAFMKYRLPLREIVVDFYNELKSITSGYASFDYEDSE, encoded by the exons ATGGGTTCTCTCTGCAGAGcatcaaaaaccctaaaatcacaaaaataccTCTCTCTACTACACACATATTCCAATTTCCCTCCATTCTCTTCTACATTCACATTAAACGACAGCCGTCTTGGAGTAGCCCATGACTTCTGCTCCAATTCGCGCCAAAACAGCATCGATTTGGCCCAGTACTCACCTGAGAGAATCAGAAACTTCTCTATTATTGCTCACGTAGACCATGGAAAGTCAACTCTTGCTGACCGGCTTTTGGAGCTCACGGGGACTATTAAAAGAGGGCATGGCCAGCCTCAATACCTCGATAAATTGCAG gtggagagagaaaggggaATAACAGTTAAAGCACAGACAGCTACTATGTTCCACAAGTGCAACCATAATGGCTCAAACATTAAGGATGCAGACAAAGCACCGACATATCTACTAAATTTAATTGACACTCCTGGTCATGTCGATTTTAGTTATGAAGTATCCAGATCCTTGGCTGCTTGCCAGGGTGCACTTTTGGTTGTTGATGCTGTACAAGGTGTTCAGGCTCAAACCGTGGCTAATTTCTATCTTGCTTTTGAATCTAACCTTGCTATAATACCTGTCATTAACAAAATTGACCAGCCAACTGCTGATCCTGAACGCGTCAAAGCTCAACTAAAATCAATGTTTGATCTTGAACCCAGTGATTGTCTTTTGACATCTGCCAAAACAGGGCTGGGCCTCGAGCAAGTTCTTCCCAGTGTAATAGATCGGATACCTCCTCCTTCTGGGAGTACTAGTTCACCTTTGCGTATGCTTTTGTTGGATTCTTACTATGATGAATACAAGGGAGTGATTTGCCATGTTGCCATTGTGGATGGTGTGCTGCGCAAAGGCGATAAGATTTCATCTGCAGCAACTGGTCATACATATGAAGTTGCAGATGTAGGGATCATGCATCCTGAACTAACTCCAACCGGAGTTCTTCTAACTGGACAAGTGGGGTATATTGTTAGTGGCATGAGATCAACCAAAGAAGCACGTGTTGGAGACACCCTACATCATAGTCGATTCAGTGTAGAATCTCTACCAG GTTTTAAGCCTGCAAAACATATGGTGTTTTCTGGTCTCTACCCAGTAGATGGATCTGATTTTGATGCACTAAACCATGCTATAGAGAGACTGACATGCAATGATGCCAGTGTCTCTGTTACAAAAGAGAGCAGTTCTGCACTTGGTCTGGGTTTTAG ATGTGGTTTCTTAGGTTTACTTCACATGGATGTTTTCCATCAGCGTCTTGAACAA GAACATGGAGCTCATGTCATTTCTACAGTTCCAACTGTTCCATATATTTTTGAGTATTCTGATGGAAG CAAAGTACAAGTTCAGAATCCAGCTATGTTAACCTCTAACCCCAATAAACGAGTTACAGCTAGCTGGGAGCCTACAGTCATAGCTACAATTATTATCCCTAGTGA GTATGTGGGGCCTGTTATTACCCTTTGCTCTGAACGGAGAGGGCAGCAGTTGGAGTATTCATTTGTGGACAG CCAACGAGCCTTTATGAAGTATCGACTACCCTTGAGGGAAATCGTTGTTGATTTTTACAATGAGCTAAAGAGTATCACATCAGGATATGCATCATTTGACTATGAGGATTCAGA GTGA
- the LOC7495959 gene encoding translation factor GUF1 homolog, mitochondrial isoform X2 yields MGSLCRASKTLKSQKYLSLLHTYSNFPPFSSTFTLNDSRLGVAHDFCSNSRQNSIDLAQYSPERIRNFSIIAHVDHGKSTLADRLLELTGTIKRGHGQPQYLDKLQVERERGITVKAQTATMFHKCNHNGSNIKDADKAPTYLLNLIDTPGHVDFSYEVSRSLAACQGALLVVDAVQGVQAQTVANFYLAFESNLAIIPVINKIDQPTADPERVKAQLKSMFDLEPSDCLLTSAKTGLGLEQVLPSVIDRIPPPSGSTSSPLRMLLLDSYYDEYKGVICHVAIVDGVLRKGDKISSAATGHTYEVADVGIMHPELTPTGVLLTGQVGYIVSGMRSTKEARVGDTLHHSRFSVESLPGFKPAKHMVFSGLYPVDGSDFDALNHAIERLTCNDASVSVTKESSSALGLGFRCGFLGLLHMDVFHQRLEQEHGAHVISTVPTVPYIFEYSDGSKVQVQNPAMLTSNPNKRVTASWEPTVIATIIIPSEYVGPVITLCSERRGQQLEYSFVDSQRAFMKYRLPLREIVVDFYNELKSITSGYASFDYEDSDYQESDLVKLDIVLNGQSVDAMATIVHKLKAQRIGRELVEKLKKFIDRQMFEITIQAAIGAKVIARET; encoded by the exons ATGGGTTCTCTCTGCAGAGcatcaaaaaccctaaaatcacaaaaataccTCTCTCTACTACACACATATTCCAATTTCCCTCCATTCTCTTCTACATTCACATTAAACGACAGCCGTCTTGGAGTAGCCCATGACTTCTGCTCCAATTCGCGCCAAAACAGCATCGATTTGGCCCAGTACTCACCTGAGAGAATCAGAAACTTCTCTATTATTGCTCACGTAGACCATGGAAAGTCAACTCTTGCTGACCGGCTTTTGGAGCTCACGGGGACTATTAAAAGAGGGCATGGCCAGCCTCAATACCTCGATAAATTGCAG gtggagagagaaaggggaATAACAGTTAAAGCACAGACAGCTACTATGTTCCACAAGTGCAACCATAATGGCTCAAACATTAAGGATGCAGACAAAGCACCGACATATCTACTAAATTTAATTGACACTCCTGGTCATGTCGATTTTAGTTATGAAGTATCCAGATCCTTGGCTGCTTGCCAGGGTGCACTTTTGGTTGTTGATGCTGTACAAGGTGTTCAGGCTCAAACCGTGGCTAATTTCTATCTTGCTTTTGAATCTAACCTTGCTATAATACCTGTCATTAACAAAATTGACCAGCCAACTGCTGATCCTGAACGCGTCAAAGCTCAACTAAAATCAATGTTTGATCTTGAACCCAGTGATTGTCTTTTGACATCTGCCAAAACAGGGCTGGGCCTCGAGCAAGTTCTTCCCAGTGTAATAGATCGGATACCTCCTCCTTCTGGGAGTACTAGTTCACCTTTGCGTATGCTTTTGTTGGATTCTTACTATGATGAATACAAGGGAGTGATTTGCCATGTTGCCATTGTGGATGGTGTGCTGCGCAAAGGCGATAAGATTTCATCTGCAGCAACTGGTCATACATATGAAGTTGCAGATGTAGGGATCATGCATCCTGAACTAACTCCAACCGGAGTTCTTCTAACTGGACAAGTGGGGTATATTGTTAGTGGCATGAGATCAACCAAAGAAGCACGTGTTGGAGACACCCTACATCATAGTCGATTCAGTGTAGAATCTCTACCAG GTTTTAAGCCTGCAAAACATATGGTGTTTTCTGGTCTCTACCCAGTAGATGGATCTGATTTTGATGCACTAAACCATGCTATAGAGAGACTGACATGCAATGATGCCAGTGTCTCTGTTACAAAAGAGAGCAGTTCTGCACTTGGTCTGGGTTTTAG ATGTGGTTTCTTAGGTTTACTTCACATGGATGTTTTCCATCAGCGTCTTGAACAA GAACATGGAGCTCATGTCATTTCTACAGTTCCAACTGTTCCATATATTTTTGAGTATTCTGATGGAAG CAAAGTACAAGTTCAGAATCCAGCTATGTTAACCTCTAACCCCAATAAACGAGTTACAGCTAGCTGGGAGCCTACAGTCATAGCTACAATTATTATCCCTAGTGA GTATGTGGGGCCTGTTATTACCCTTTGCTCTGAACGGAGAGGGCAGCAGTTGGAGTATTCATTTGTGGACAG CCAACGAGCCTTTATGAAGTATCGACTACCCTTGAGGGAAATCGTTGTTGATTTTTACAATGAGCTAAAGAGTATCACATCAGGATATGCATCATTTGACTATGAGGATTCAGA TTATCAAGAATCTGATTTGGTGAAACTCGACATTGTCTTAAATGGACAATCAGTCGATGCTATGGCAACTATCGTTCATAAACTGAAGGCACAACGCATCGGTCGGGAACTGGTGGAGAAACTGAAGAAATTTATAGACAG GCAAATGTTTGAGATAACGATCCAAGCTGCAATTGGAGCAAAAGTTATTGCAAGGGAGACGTAA
- the LOC7495959 gene encoding translation factor GUF1 homolog, mitochondrial isoform X1 — translation MGSLCRASKTLKSQKYLSLLHTYSNFPPFSSTFTLNDSRLGVAHDFCSNSRQNSIDLAQYSPERIRNFSIIAHVDHGKSTLADRLLELTGTIKRGHGQPQYLDKLQVERERGITVKAQTATMFHKCNHNGSNIKDADKAPTYLLNLIDTPGHVDFSYEVSRSLAACQGALLVVDAVQGVQAQTVANFYLAFESNLAIIPVINKIDQPTADPERVKAQLKSMFDLEPSDCLLTSAKTGLGLEQVLPSVIDRIPPPSGSTSSPLRMLLLDSYYDEYKGVICHVAIVDGVLRKGDKISSAATGHTYEVADVGIMHPELTPTGVLLTGQVGYIVSGMRSTKEARVGDTLHHSRFSVESLPGFKPAKHMVFSGLYPVDGSDFDALNHAIERLTCNDASVSVTKESSSALGLGFRCGFLGLLHMDVFHQRLEQEHGAHVISTVPTVPYIFEYSDGSKVQVQNPAMLTSNPNKRVTASWEPTVIATIIIPSEYVGPVITLCSERRGQQLEYSFVDSQRAFMKYRLPLREIVVDFYNELKSITSGYASFDYEDSDYQESDLVKLDIVLNGQSVDAMATIVHKLKAQRIGRELVEKLKKFIDRQMFEITIQAAIGAKVIARETISAMRKNVLAKCYGGDVTRKKKLLEKQKEGKKRMKRIGSVDIPQEAFHELLRVS, via the exons ATGGGTTCTCTCTGCAGAGcatcaaaaaccctaaaatcacaaaaataccTCTCTCTACTACACACATATTCCAATTTCCCTCCATTCTCTTCTACATTCACATTAAACGACAGCCGTCTTGGAGTAGCCCATGACTTCTGCTCCAATTCGCGCCAAAACAGCATCGATTTGGCCCAGTACTCACCTGAGAGAATCAGAAACTTCTCTATTATTGCTCACGTAGACCATGGAAAGTCAACTCTTGCTGACCGGCTTTTGGAGCTCACGGGGACTATTAAAAGAGGGCATGGCCAGCCTCAATACCTCGATAAATTGCAG gtggagagagaaaggggaATAACAGTTAAAGCACAGACAGCTACTATGTTCCACAAGTGCAACCATAATGGCTCAAACATTAAGGATGCAGACAAAGCACCGACATATCTACTAAATTTAATTGACACTCCTGGTCATGTCGATTTTAGTTATGAAGTATCCAGATCCTTGGCTGCTTGCCAGGGTGCACTTTTGGTTGTTGATGCTGTACAAGGTGTTCAGGCTCAAACCGTGGCTAATTTCTATCTTGCTTTTGAATCTAACCTTGCTATAATACCTGTCATTAACAAAATTGACCAGCCAACTGCTGATCCTGAACGCGTCAAAGCTCAACTAAAATCAATGTTTGATCTTGAACCCAGTGATTGTCTTTTGACATCTGCCAAAACAGGGCTGGGCCTCGAGCAAGTTCTTCCCAGTGTAATAGATCGGATACCTCCTCCTTCTGGGAGTACTAGTTCACCTTTGCGTATGCTTTTGTTGGATTCTTACTATGATGAATACAAGGGAGTGATTTGCCATGTTGCCATTGTGGATGGTGTGCTGCGCAAAGGCGATAAGATTTCATCTGCAGCAACTGGTCATACATATGAAGTTGCAGATGTAGGGATCATGCATCCTGAACTAACTCCAACCGGAGTTCTTCTAACTGGACAAGTGGGGTATATTGTTAGTGGCATGAGATCAACCAAAGAAGCACGTGTTGGAGACACCCTACATCATAGTCGATTCAGTGTAGAATCTCTACCAG GTTTTAAGCCTGCAAAACATATGGTGTTTTCTGGTCTCTACCCAGTAGATGGATCTGATTTTGATGCACTAAACCATGCTATAGAGAGACTGACATGCAATGATGCCAGTGTCTCTGTTACAAAAGAGAGCAGTTCTGCACTTGGTCTGGGTTTTAG ATGTGGTTTCTTAGGTTTACTTCACATGGATGTTTTCCATCAGCGTCTTGAACAA GAACATGGAGCTCATGTCATTTCTACAGTTCCAACTGTTCCATATATTTTTGAGTATTCTGATGGAAG CAAAGTACAAGTTCAGAATCCAGCTATGTTAACCTCTAACCCCAATAAACGAGTTACAGCTAGCTGGGAGCCTACAGTCATAGCTACAATTATTATCCCTAGTGA GTATGTGGGGCCTGTTATTACCCTTTGCTCTGAACGGAGAGGGCAGCAGTTGGAGTATTCATTTGTGGACAG CCAACGAGCCTTTATGAAGTATCGACTACCCTTGAGGGAAATCGTTGTTGATTTTTACAATGAGCTAAAGAGTATCACATCAGGATATGCATCATTTGACTATGAGGATTCAGA TTATCAAGAATCTGATTTGGTGAAACTCGACATTGTCTTAAATGGACAATCAGTCGATGCTATGGCAACTATCGTTCATAAACTGAAGGCACAACGCATCGGTCGGGAACTGGTGGAGAAACTGAAGAAATTTATAGACAG GCAAATGTTTGAGATAACGATCCAAGCTGCAATTGGAGCAAAAGTTATTGCAAGGGAGAC GATTTCGGCCATGCGAAAGAATGTCCTTGCAAAGTGTTATGGTGGGGATGTTACTCGAAAGAAAAAGctattggaaaaacaaaaggaaggaaaaaagcGAATGAAGCGCATTGGTTCTGTAGACATACCTCAGGAGGCTTTCCATGAACTGTTGAGAGTGTCGTAG